From Fundulus heteroclitus isolate FHET01 chromosome 5, MU-UCD_Fhet_4.1, whole genome shotgun sequence, a single genomic window includes:
- the akap8l gene encoding A-kinase anchor protein 8-like: protein MDSRGYGSGYSSWGGGNSGSRGSGGFDMYGGGGYKDSGIGGYGGGGGGGGGHMKRGLSGGSLLSSSGTHADAVIAKINQRLDMLTQLEGGFRGPRGDRFDEYESFDSRSSGLSSSRDLYRSGGGSYGFGDGRGDSMLMNQRGGSGFGGGIGLGGGGGFDSPSSSYGVAKMRQNMRDSFASGQGGSGGGGWVGAGRRSPRRGGGAGPRGTGGGFGGRRSDPTPLGGGLRGGGGQSHRGHSPGGGRGKLPSLLSNRMYPESGGFQGSGPGPQDFPGRHFGGGPRGGRQRGRKRPLIKQQVKPQRDGQKKRKQTPTGADEPESKMNKTESEGTDEAATQEEPKAEGNDDDNPEAATEEMDPSEEGKTDGSKQDDKKKSPLKQATTPAQEKQQKARKRRGFMDRLMFACSVCKFRSFYKEEMDAHLESRFHKDHFKFLSSQLSKPTTDFLQEYMQNKFKKTAERVGQLENHSATVCQIYREQDLTRELGMEHFMRKVEAAHCGACDLFIPMQPHLIQKHIKSPDHNYNRKGMMEQSKRGSLSVARSILNHKLIGKKLESYLKGENPFTGNQDEHDPDDSMAMDVSELELTGEASENQPENTETKDESAAEGGAAEGGADGEEKAAPAVTEEGEEKMEEQQENQADRELENREDGEQENQEDGEQENQDDGEQENQEDGEQENREDGEQQNQEDGEQENQEYGEEENHGDEEGFAVGEDEEDEGYVVHDEDDQEGEEECQE from the exons ATGGACAGCAGAGGTTACGGTTCTG GTTATTCCAGTTGGGGAGGTGGAAATTCAGGAAGCAGAG GTTCAGGTGGCTTTGACATGTACGGAGGAGGTGGTTACAAAGACTCTGGGATTGGGGGctacggaggaggaggaggcggcggaggcggcCATATGAAGCGGGGGCTGTCAGGGGGATCGCTCCTCTCGTCTTCTGGCACACACGCAGACGCAGTCATTGCAAAGATTAACCAACGCCTGGACATGCTCACTCAGTTAGAAGGGGGGTTTAGGGGGCCTCGGGGTGACAG GTTTGACGAGTACGAGTCATTCGACTCACGCTCCTCCGGGCTCTCCTCCTCCCGAGATCTCTACAGATCTGGCGGCGGTAGCTATGGTTTTGGGGATGGCCGCGGGGACAGCATGCTGATGAATCAGCGAGGAGGCTCTGGCTTCGGAGGGGGAATTGGGCTTGGGGGTGGAGGAGGCTTTGACAGCCCCTCCTCTTCCTATGGAGTCGCAAAAATGCGACAGAATATGAGAGATTCCTTCGCCAGTGGACAGGGAGGTTCTGGAGGTGGTGGATGGGTTGGAGCTGGCCGACGTTCCCCCAGAAGGGGTGGAGGCGCTGGGCCCCGAGGAACTGGAGGAGGGTTTGGAGGCCGCAGGTCTGACCCCACTCCACTAGGTGGAGGTTTGCGGGGTGGCGGTGGCCAGTCCCACCGTGGCCATTCTCCAGGAGGTGGTAGAGGCAAGCTCCCATCCCTCCTGTCCAACCGCATGTACCCTGAGAGTGGTGGTTTCCAGGGTTCTGGTCCAGGGCCTCAAGACTTTCCTGGGAGGCATTTTGGAGGGGGGCCACGAGGTGGTCGCCAGCGAGGCCGCAAGAGACCCCTCATCAAA CAACAAGTGAAGCCGCAGCGCGACGGTCAAAAGAAGCGGAAGCAAACTCCAACCGGGGCCGACGAGCCGGAGTCAAAGATGAACAAGACTGAGAGCGAAGGGACCGATGAGGCAGCAACGCAAG aagAACCAAAAGCAGAGGGCAATGACGACGACAACCCAGAGGCTGCCACTGAG GAGATGGATCCGTCTGAAGAAGGGAAAACTG ATGGATCCAAACAGGACGACAAGAAGAAGTCTCCACTGAAACAGGCTACGACCCCAGCACAGGAGAAGCAGCAGAAAGCGAGAAAGAGAAGGGGTTTTATGGACAG GTTGATGTTTGCATGTTCCGTTTGCAAGTTTCGTTCATTCTACAAGGAAGAAATGGACGCTCATCTGGAGAGTCGCTTTCATAAGGACCACTTTAAGTTCCTTTCCAGCCAGCTGTCCAAGCCCACCACAGACTTCTTACAG GAgtacatgcaaaacaaattcAAGAAAACTGCCGAGCGGGTCGGCCAGTTGGAAAACCACAGCGCCACCGTCTGCCAGATATACAGAGAGCAGGATCTCACCCGGG AACTGGGGATGGAGCACTTCATGAGGAAGGTGGAGGCAGCGCACTGTGGAGCCTGCGACCTTTTCATTCCAATGCAGCCCCACCTGATTCAGAAGCACATCAAGTCTCCGGACCATAACTACAACCGCAAG ggTATGATGGAGCAATCGAAGCGTGGCAGTTTGTCAGTTGCACGTAGCATCCTTAATCACAAACTTATTGGCAAGAAGCTGGAGAGCTACCTGAAG GGTGAAAACCCCTTCACTGGGAACCAAGATGAGCACGACCCAGACGACTCCATGGCAATGGACGTCTCAGAGTTGGAGTTGACCGGGGAGGCGTCAGAAAACCAGCCAGAAAATACAGAAACTAAAGACGAGTCTGCCGCTGAAGGAGGGGCCGCTGAAGGAGGGGCTGACGGGGAGGAAAAAGCCGCTCCTGCAGTTACagaggaaggagaggaaaagatggaggagcagcaggagaaccaggcGGATAGAGAGCTGGAGAACCGGGAAGATGGCgagcaggagaaccaggaggATGGCGAGCAGGAGAACCAGGACGATGGCgagcaggagaaccaggaggATGGAGAGCAGGAGAACCGGGAAGATGGAGAGCAACAGAACCAGGAGGACGGAGAGCAGGAAAACCAGGAATACGGAGAAGAGGAGAACCATGGAGACGAGGAAGGTTTTGCTGTtggagaggatgaggaagatgaGGGATACGTAGTGCATGATGAAGATGACcaagaaggagaggaggaatgTCAAGAATGA
- the LOC105939427 gene encoding uncharacterized protein LOC105939427: MLFLKAELMLLGFILSISVALGKERSICVLKGSSVNLTCFAEDSSTSKTWYTVNNNNNVFGLKELSANADVTYNIMEDDTLTIRDVKKSDAYGYCCQEPGSKPELCWENRTELHVADLQVKVFPATEGHKLSLMCSASCPLTESPAAFIWYKNQRSLYEDWSPWYRELVSSDPAVRYSCAVKDYEDLRAPEVSVASITSDCFGVTYTKGEACPKKLKSPDEPCSIMYPRELHIEMNPEREYRTLTCRTSCPAADSDTAFRWYWNRRVFMDCTSQDISVFTFFSYMSCAVENNEYLHSDEFCSDSDVCIYINYGSSRLCMLEGSSVNISSKYSNSRFFTSEHESWYKLRRSTKKEADVTSIEAGGRVQLHKINNNQRILCINDLRKNDSGEYIFTHYKNEKHEQPDLLGVILVVTGLKVTMSPSDVVTEGQRVTLTCSTSCPLAEDTTYVWFFNEEPISLSGKHNQHLVLNPVSTLHAGNYSCAVRSSQNISSALETLTVKAGRSVAIMNIVKMVFLSIILLVGCKLYLMLRKRKTATPAAKQSENAGTEEITAHNERITLMARKPRAEREQEQQQQDTV; this comes from the exons atgttgtttttaaaagccgAGTTGATGCTTCTGGGCTTCATCCTGTCCATCTCAG TGGCTCTGGGAAAGGAGAGAAGCATCTGTGTTCTGAAAGGTTCATCTGTGAATCTGACTTGCTTCGCTGAAGATTCGTCCACCTCCAAGACCTGGTACACCgtcaacaataacaacaacgtGTTTGGTCTTAAAGAGCTTTCTGCAAATGCCGATGTTACCTACAACATAATGGAGGATGATACTCTAACAATCAGAGATGTTAAAAAGAGTGATGCTTATGGTTATTGCTGCCAAGAACCCGGCAGCAAACCTGAACTGTGCTGGGAGAACAGAACAGAGCTACACGTTGCAG ACCTTCAGGTAAAGGTGTTTCCTGCCACAGAGGGACACAAACTATCTCTgatgtgctcagccagctgtcCTCTGACTGAAAGCCCTGCAGCCTTCATCTGGTACAAGAACCAAAGGTCCCTCTATGAGGACTGGTCCCCCTGGTACCGAGAGCTGGTCAGCAGTGATCCGGCAGTCAGATACTCCTGTGCTGTCAAAGACTACGAGGATCTCAGAGCTCCTGAGGTCTCAGTGG CCTCCATCACTTCAGACTGCTTTGGTGTGACGTATACAAAAGGGGAAGCATGTCCCAAGAAGCTTAAATCTCCAGACGAGCCCTGCTCCATCATGTACCCCAGAG AACTACACATTGAAATGAACCCTGAAAGGGAATATAGGACGCTGACATGTCGCACCAGCTGCCCTGCGGCTGACTCGGACACCGCCTTCAGGTGGTACTGGAACAGAAGGGTCTTCATGGACTGCACAAGTCAGGACATTTCggtctttacatttttttcttacatgTCCTGTGCAGTTGAAAACAATGAATATCTGCACTCCGATGAGTTCT GCAGCGACAGCGACGTCTGCATTTATATTAATTACGGCAGCAGCAGGTTGTGCATGCTGGAAGGATCTTCAGTAAACATTTCCAGCAAATACTCCAATTCAAGGTTTTTCACATCCGAACATGAATCATGGTATAAACTGAGGAGAAGCACGAAGAAGGAGGCTGATGTCACCAGTATTGAAGCCGGAGGCCGTGTACAGCTCCACAAGATAAATAACAACCAGCGCATCCTCTGCATTAACGACCTGAGGAAGAATGACTCGGGAGAATACATTTTCACTCACTATAAGAATGAGAAACATGAACAGCCGGACTTGCTGGGTGTGATCCTGGTGGTCACAG GTCTGAAAGTGACCATGAGTCCCTCTGATGTGGTGACAGAAGGTCAGAGGGTCACACTGACCTGTAGCACCAGCTGTCCTCTGGCAGAGGACACGACCTATGTGTGGTTCTTTAACGAAGAGCCGATAAGCCTGAGTGGGAAACACAACCAGCATCTTGTTCTAAACCCAGTCAGTACCCTGCATGCAGGAAACTACTCCTGTGCTGTCAGATCCTCCCAGAACATCAGTTCAGCCCTGGAGACGCTTACTGTCAAAG CCGGGAGATCCGTGGCAATAATGAATATAGTAAAGATGGTCTTTCTATCAATAATCCTTCTAGTTGGATGTAAACTGTACCTGAtgctgag aaaaagaaaaactgcgaCTCCCGCAGCCAAGCAGAGTGAAAACGCAGGAACTGAAGAG aTAACTGCACACAATGAAAGAATCACACTTATGGCCAGAAAGCCACGTGCTGAAAGAGaacaagaacagcagcagcaggacacTGTATAA